Genomic segment of Mycolicibacterium psychrotolerans:
TCTTCGAGATCTTCAAACAGCAGCAGGGCGAGTACATGGGCAGCCTGCTGGCGGCCTTCTTCGAATCCATGGGCAGCGGCGCGGTCAACGACGGCGAGGACTTCGACATGAACGAGGCGATCCGCACAGGGCTCGGCGACGCCGTCAACGACAACGACCTCAGGTTTCCCCCGGAGTTCCGGCTCAGCAAGTCCAACCGTGCCCCGGACGCCGATGCCTGAGCACCCGCTGGCCGGATACGTCGTCGTCGATCTCTCCAGCGGTATTGCGGGCGCCTACTGCACGAAGCTGCTGGCCGACGGTGGTGCTGAGGTCGTGAAAGTCGAACCGCCCGAGGGTGATCCGCTGCGGTCGTGGTCTGCGTCGGTGGCCGATATCGGCGGGGGCGCCGACGGTGCCCTGTTCTCCTACCTCGCATGCTCCAAACACAGTGTGGTCGCCCATCCGGATACCGACACCGACCTCGTCGACGCCCTGCTCGCCGGCGCGGACACGGTGGTGTGGTCGCGCGGTCCCGGCATCGCCGGCGCACCCGGGTTCGGGCCCGGCGAGATCCACCGCAGGCATCCGCACCTGACCGTCACCGCGATCACGCCGTTCGGTCTGGACGGACCCTGGAAAGACCGGCCCGCCACGGAGTTCACGTTGCAGGCGTGGTCGGGCGGGATCGTCGGCCTCGGCCGTGGCACCCCCGACCGCGCGCCGGTCCACGTCGGCGGGCAGGTCGGTGACTACCTTGCCGGTGCGTACGCGAGCGCGGCCACCTTGGCGTCGCGCATGCGGGGCGGCGCCGAGCTGATCGACCTGTCGATGCTGGAGACCTCCATCCTCGGCCTCACCTACTATCCCGTGACCTACTTCGAGATGCTCGGCAGGCCGTGGCGTGACGCGCGCCGGCTGACGGTGCCCGGCATCGCTCGCGCCAAGGACGGTCTCGTCGACATCGGCTGCGGTACCGCCCAGCAGTGGTTCGACCTGTGCGCGATGACCGGACACGTCGAATGGATCGACGAGGAGTCGCCGCTCACCATCACCCAGCAGGCGACCGAGCACGCCGACGAGTTGTACGCGTGGCTGGCCGACCAGACGGTCGACGAGATCCGCGACCTCGCGACGGCCTTCCGGATCCCGAACGCGCCGGTCGCCAACGGCGCCAACGTCGAACGGCTCGATCACTACGTCGAGCGCGGGTCGTTCATCCCGAATCCGCGCGAGGGGTTCACCCAGCCGGGCCACCCGTATCGGATGGCGCCTGCTGCGCTCCGGCCACCCGGGCCGGCCCCGCGCCGCGGCGAACACACCGAGGCCTACCGTGCGCGGAATCGGGGGTACCTCCCGCTTGCGGGGCACATTCCTGGTCGCGATCGCGGCGAATTCACGACCAGGAATGCTATTCCGCGGAAAGAGGGTCGGCCGTGCGCGGGGCTGCGGGTGATCGACATGACGACCTTCTGGGCCGGGCCCAGCTGCACCCATCTGCTGGCGATGCTGGGCGCCGACGTCATCCACGTCGAATCCACCCGCCACCCCGACGGCACCCGGCTGATCGCCGGCATCCCCGCCGGCGAGGAGCTGTGGTGGGAGCGCTCACCGATCTTCTCGGGCCTGAACACCGACAAGCGCGGCGTGACGTTGAATCTGCAGCACCCGACCGGCCGCGAACTGCTCGGCCGCCTGATCGCGACCGCCGACGTCGTCGTCGAGAACTTCACCCCGCGCGTGCTCGAGAGCATGGGCCTGACCTACGACGCGGTCAAGGCCATCAAACCCGACATCGTCATGGCCCGGATGCCCGGGTTCGGCCTCGACGGTCCGTGGCGTGACAACCCCGCGTTCGCCTACGTGATCGAGGCGGCCGCCGGAATCAGTTGGCTCACAGGCTATCCCGACCTCAATCCGTTCGAGCCCTACTCGGTGGGCGACCCCAACGCCGGGGTACACGCGCTCAACGCGATCCTGCTGGCGCTCGAACACCGCCGCAAGACCGGCGAGGGTTCGATGGTCGAGGCGGCGATGGTCGACGCGGCGCTGGCCGTCGCCGCCGAGCAGGTGATCGAGTACTCGGCGTACGGCGCGCTGCTTGCGCGGACGGGTAATCGCGGCCCGACCGCCGCGCCGCAGAATCTCTATCGCACCAACGAGACCGACGAGTTCGGCCGTCCCGACACCTGGGTGGCGCTCGCCGTGGAGACCGACCGGCAGTGGGCGGGTCTGTGCGATGCGCTGGGCAGCCCGCCGTGGGCGATGTCCGACGAGCTGACGACTGCGCGCGGCAGGCGCGCCCGGCACGATCTGCTCGACCGCCACCTGGCCCGGTGGTGTGGCGACCGTACCGGTGACGACATCGTGACGACGCTGTGGGACAGGGGCGTTCCTGTCGCCAAGGTCATGCAACCGCACCGGCAGACGGAACTGCCGCAGCTGTCGGCGCGGGGGTTCTTCGAGACGGTCCCACACCCGGTGAATCCGCCGACACCGCACAGCACCTTGCCGTTCCGCTCCAGCCGCGGTCCCGAGCGCGTGCACACCACGCCGGCTCCGCTGCTCGGCGAGCACAACGCCGAGGTGCTGCGCGAACTCGGCCTCGGCGACGAGGAGATCGCCCGGCTCGAGGCCGACGGGATCATCGGCACCGAGATCGCCCGGTGAGCGTCAGCCCATTTCGATCCGGATGTTCTTGACCTGCTGGAACTCCCGGAGTCCGTCGAGACCGCCGGTACGGCCGGATCCGCTCTGCTTGTATCCGCCGTAGGGGCCCTGCGGCGAGATCTGACTGAACTGGTTGATCCACACCGAACCCGCCTGCAGCTGCCGGGCGACCGTGTGCGCGCGGACGAGGTCGCGGGTGTGGACGAAGGCGTTGAGCCCATACCGGGTGTCGTTGGCGATCCGCACAGCGTCATCGTCGTCGTCGAACCGGATGAGCGAGACGACGGGGCCGAAGGTCTCCTCCTGGGCCAGTGTCGAGTTGTTGTCGACCGTCCCGAACACCGTCGGGGCGATGTAGTAGCCACTGGCCAGATCGCCGCCCAGACGTGTGCCGCCGGTGAGCAGTTCACCGGAACGTTCGTCGACCGCTTGGTGGACGGCGTTCAGGATGCGTTGCGCGGCAGACTCACTGATGACAGGACCGAAGGCCACAGCGGGATCCCGCGGGTGTCCGATCCGTGCGCTACCGATCAGGTCGAGGAACTTCGCCGCGAAGGCGTCGTAGACGGAGCTGTGGACGAGGATGCGGCTGGCGCAGGCGCAGCTCTGCCCCGACTGCATCAGCGGTCCCTGATGAGCGGCCAGCGCGGCCGCGCTCTCGAGATCGGCGTCGGCGAACACGATCTGGGCGGATTTG
This window contains:
- a CDS encoding CaiB/BaiF CoA transferase family protein, whose protein sequence is MPEHPLAGYVVVDLSSGIAGAYCTKLLADGGAEVVKVEPPEGDPLRSWSASVADIGGGADGALFSYLACSKHSVVAHPDTDTDLVDALLAGADTVVWSRGPGIAGAPGFGPGEIHRRHPHLTVTAITPFGLDGPWKDRPATEFTLQAWSGGIVGLGRGTPDRAPVHVGGQVGDYLAGAYASAATLASRMRGGAELIDLSMLETSILGLTYYPVTYFEMLGRPWRDARRLTVPGIARAKDGLVDIGCGTAQQWFDLCAMTGHVEWIDEESPLTITQQATEHADELYAWLADQTVDEIRDLATAFRIPNAPVANGANVERLDHYVERGSFIPNPREGFTQPGHPYRMAPAALRPPGPAPRRGEHTEAYRARNRGYLPLAGHIPGRDRGEFTTRNAIPRKEGRPCAGLRVIDMTTFWAGPSCTHLLAMLGADVIHVESTRHPDGTRLIAGIPAGEELWWERSPIFSGLNTDKRGVTLNLQHPTGRELLGRLIATADVVVENFTPRVLESMGLTYDAVKAIKPDIVMARMPGFGLDGPWRDNPAFAYVIEAAAGISWLTGYPDLNPFEPYSVGDPNAGVHALNAILLALEHRRKTGEGSMVEAAMVDAALAVAAEQVIEYSAYGALLARTGNRGPTAAPQNLYRTNETDEFGRPDTWVALAVETDRQWAGLCDALGSPPWAMSDELTTARGRRARHDLLDRHLARWCGDRTGDDIVTTLWDRGVPVAKVMQPHRQTELPQLSARGFFETVPHPVNPPTPHSTLPFRSSRGPERVHTTPAPLLGEHNAEVLRELGLGDEEIARLEADGIIGTEIAR